The sequence GTGCTGCGGCTGTGCACGCGCGCCGCGGACGTGCAGCGCGCGCAGCCGTACCTGCTGACCATCCTCAACGAGAACCCGGCGCACCCGGAGGTGCCCGCGTTCCTGTCCGTGCTGCGCGTGGACGGCCCGGTGGCGGCCGCGCCCGTGGCGGTGGTGGAGTCGGTGGGCGAGGACGCCATCCTCGTCGACTCCAGCGACGACGAGATTCTCGTCGCGCCTCCGCCGGACGACGCGCTGCTGCACCCGCCCGGCGACGAGCTGGCGCTGGCCACGCTGCCCTCGGCGGACTCGGACGAGGTCATCGACGACGAAGGTGACTCCGCCGTCGTCAGCGAGGAGGCCCTCGTCGGCGAGGCCGTCTCCGCCGAGCACGACCTGTACGGCTCGCCCGCGCCGGAGGACCTGGCGGCGTCGGCGTCCGACGAGACGCTGGTGTCCGATGACGACGGGCTGGTGCTGACGGACGAGCCCGGCATGGCGCCCGCGGACGACGAGCCCCTCGTCGCTCCGGACGACGACCTGGACGCGACGTCGTCGTACTCGCTGGAGGACGAGTCGCTGGCGGGCGAGGCCACGGCCACGTCCATGGAGGCGCTGTCGCTCGGCGACGAGGACGAGCCGCCGCCCACGATGATTCGTGCGCCCTCGCGCACGCTGCTCCAGGAGGCCGCGCCGGACACCCGGCAGACGCCCACGATGGCGGAGGACGAGGCGTTCGCGGAGGACACGGCGTTCGCCGAGGACCCGTCCTTCACCGGGGACGAGGTGCTCGCGGAGGCCGCTCCGCTGGACGTGGAGGACATGCCCACGCGCGTGGGCATTGCTCCGCTGGACCCGTCCATGCTGGAGGAGGACGAGGCCGAAGTGACGTCGACGGCCCTGGGCGACCCGCTGGACTACGAGGAGCCCACCGCCTCGCACGCCATTCCCACGCTCGCGGACGAGCCCGCCGCGGAGGCGGAGGAAGAGTTCGTCTCCGAGCCGCCGCAGGAGGAGGAGCCCGCGGCGGCCGAGGCCGAGGTCCCGCCCGAGGAGGAGCCCGCGGCGGAGGAGTGCGACGAGGCGTCGTTCTTCCTCGACCAGGGCCTGCTCGAAGAGGCGCGCGAAATCCTCGAGACGGTGATGATTGCCTTCCCGGGCCACGTGCGCGCCGGGGAGCTGATGGCGCGGCTGGAGGACCTGGAGGCCGGCGGAGGCGCGGCGGCCGAGGAGCCCGAGGCCGTCTCCGAGCCGGTGTCCGTGCCGCACGTGCAGCCCGTGTCGGAGCAGGAAGTCACCGGGGAGCGCGACGCGTTCGACCTCGCGGCGGAGCTGGCCGGCGAAATCGACAACCTGGGCGACGACTCCGCTTCCGCGGCGCCGCCTGCGGAGGAGGACTTCCAGTACTCGGTGGAGGAGGTGTTCTCCGAGTTCAAGAAGGGCCTCGCCAAGGTGGTGAAGCCGGAGGACGTGGACACGCACTACGACCTCGGCATCGCCTACAAGGAGATGGGCCTGCTGGACGACGCGCTCCACGAGTTCGACGTGGCCCGCCAGGGCTGTGTGGGGACGAAGCGCGAGCTGGACTGCCTCACCATGATGGGCATGCTCCAGTTGCTGCGCGGCGACGCCGCGGCGGCGGTGGAGGTGTTCCGCGAGGGCCTTTCCAGCGCGCAGGCCACGGCGGAGCAGAGCAAGGCGCTCGGCTTCGAGCTGGCGGCGGCGTACGAGGCCCTGGGCGAGGCGGGCAAGGCGCTGTACCACTACCAGCGCGTGTCCTCGGTGGACGCGAAGTACCGCGACGTGGCGTCGCAGATTTCCCGGCTGGCCGCCTCGGCGGAGCCGGAGGACGACCCGCTGCCCACGCACGCGGGCAATGGAGCGAAGGCGAGCGGCACGGCGGCGCCCGCCGCGGCCGTGGCGCCCACCCCGATGCCGGCGGCTGGCGCGTCCAAGGCGCGCAAGGTCGGCTACCTGTAGTCCCCCCCGAGGTCCGGCGAGCCCATGACGACCTACCTCGACTTCTTCGAGCTGACCCAGGAGCCCTTCTCCAACGCTCCGGTGAGCCGCTTCTATTACAACTCCGCGCAGCACTCGCAGGCGCTCACCCGGCTGATGCACGCGGTGAGCTACATGAAGGGCCTGTCCATCCTCATCGGGGACATCGGCGCGGGGAAGACGACGCTCGCGCGCCGCATGCTCGACTCGCTGCCCGAGTCCGAGTACGAGGCCGCGCTCCTCGTCATCATCCACTCCGGAATCACCGCCAACTGGCTCCTGCGCCGCATCGCGCTCCAGCTCGGCGTGGAGAACCCGGCGCAGGAGAAGCTCGCGCTGCTGTCGCAGCTGTACCAGCGGCTGCTGCAAATCTACGAGTCCGGCAAGAAGGCCGTCGTCCTCATCGACGAGGCGCAGATGCTGGAGACGCGGGAGCTGATGGAGGAGTTCCGCGGGCTGCTCAACCTGGAAGTGCCGGAGCGCAAGCTCATCTCCTTCGTCTTCTTCGGCCTTCCCGAGATTGAGAAGAACCTGAAGCTGGACCCGCCGCTCGCCCAGCGCGTGGCCATGCGCTACAAGCTGGAGCCCTTCACCGCCGAGTCCACGGAGGCGTACGTCAAGCACCGCCTCCGGCTGGCCGGGTGCCCGCGCATGCCCTTCTCGCCAGAGGCGCTGCTCGCGGTGCACGAGCACTCGTCGGGCTCTCCGCGCGTCATCAACACCCTGTGCGACAACGCCCTCTTCGAGGCCTTCCTCGCGCGGCAGGAGACCATCTCCGCGGAGCTGGTGCACCGCATCGGGAAGAACCTGGGCCTGCAGGGCATCAACACGCCCGCCAGTGGAGCAGCCGAGGGAGCAGGCGCTTCCGTGACGGCGCTGCCCCGCACGGCGAACAGCAAGGTGGACCTGGCGGAGATCGACCGCTACCTCGAAGGGCTGGGTAAGCTGTAGGGGCTTTGTCCTCCCCGAGCCGCAACAGCGCGCGCAGAGCGCTCCTGGTGGTGCTCCTCCTGTTGTCGGGGAGCATCCTGCTGTTGCGGATGCAGGCCTCCTGGGACTTCGCCTGCACGCTGGCGCGGCGCAACCTGCCGGGCGTGCTGGGGCTGGACGTGGGCATTGGCCGCTGCGAGCTGGACCCGCTCAACTCGCGCGTCCTCGTGCACGGCTTCTCGCTCTTCCAGCCGGGCACGGACACGCCGCTGGTGGCGGTGGACATGGCGGAGGTGCAGCTCGGCTTCCTGCGGCCCTTCACCGGCCGGCTGACGCTGGCGCTGGTGAAGGCCTCGCGGCCGCGCGTGACGCTCGACTTGTCGCAGCCGTCGGCGCAGCCCGCGAAGAAGTCCGAGGGCTGCTTCCTGGACCCGCTGGAGCGGCTGCGCGTGGCGAAGCTGGACATCACCGGCGCGGAGGTGCGGCTCGCGCTGCCGCAGGGCCGGCGCGTGGAGGTGGGCGAGCTGGACGTGCGCTGGGCGGAGCGCTGGGGCGTCATCGAGCTGGATGTGGAGGCGCGGCGCGGCCTCGTGCGGCTGGGCCCGGACGGACAGGAGCTGGCGCTGGGGCAGCTCGCGGTGGCGGGCGCGGTGGACCCGGACGAGGCGCTGCTGGAGTTGGAGCGCGCGGAGGTGTCGCTCGACGACATCACCACCACCGTGTCCGGCCGGGTGGAGAACCTGTGCGACCCGAACCTCGCGCTGGACGCGCAGGTGTTCCTCCCGCTGCGCACGCTGTCCCAGGCGCGCCTGGTGCCGAAGCGGGCCACGGGCCACCTCTGGTCTCGCGTGTCCATCGCCGGCAAGCCCTCGGCGCCCGCGGTGTCGCTGGAGCTGTCTGGCAGTGGGCTCGGCTATGACCGCTTCGGCCCCACCAACCTCACCGCGCGCCTGTCGTACTCGGGTGACGAGGTGCGGGTGGAGAACCTGGTGGTTCCGGTGGGCGCGGGGAAGGTGATGGCCACGGCGCGGCTGGGCCTCACGCCGAACCTGCCGCTGGAGGTGTCGCTCGCCACGGAGGACGCGTCGCTGGGGCGCATCCTCGACAGGGCGGGCGTGAAGGGCTCGTGGGTGGACTTCCCGGCCACGCTGGACGCGCAGCTCAACGGCAACCTGCTGCCGCGCTTCTCGCTGGCGGGCCCGTTGGATTTGCGCACCGGCCCCTTCGTGCTGGCCACGCACGCGTATGACGCGCCGGAGGACTCGGGGCTCACCATCCTCGAGTTCGACAAGGGGCGCGCGCAGGCGCAGGTGCGGATTGCGGCGGACCGCGTGGCCTTCAACCACATCACCGCGGAGTCGGGCCGCTCGCGCGTGCACGGGGACGTGGCGCTGCTCCTCGGCGACAAGCTGGGGTTGGACATCCACGGCCAGGGCGACCTGGAGCTCTCCGACTTCGGCCACATCGCCGGCCTCCAGTGGGCGGGGCGGGGGAGCGCGACGTATTCGATTACCGGCCCCGCGTCCGAGGTGAAGGTGGAGGCGGGCCTGTCCCTGCGCGACTTCGTCTTCTGGAACCTCTCGCTGGGCGTGCTGCAGGGGAAGCTGGCGTATTCCGACGGCGTGCTGTCCTTCCCCGCCTTCACCGGCCAGAAGGGGCGCACGCAGTACTACGGCAAGGCGGGCGTGTCCTTCGGGCGGCTCCTGGGCCTGAGCCTGGAGGTGAATGTCCCGCAGGGTCGCACCGAGGACCTGGTGGACGTGGTGGCGGGGCTGAGCCCGTCGCTCGCGGTGATGAAGGGCACGCTGGGTGGCACCGCCACCGGGCGCGTGGAGGTGGACAGCCCGGTGGAGAAGCTGGAGGGGCTGGTGGCCTTCAAGGCGACGGACACCACGTACCTCGGCCGCCGCATGGGCGACGGTGAGATGCGCCTGCGCTTCGTGGACGGCAAGGCGATGGTGCTCGAGCGCACCGTGCTGAAGGGGCCGCTGGGGCGCACGTGGGCGGAGGGCACCTTCACCTTCGCGGGCGGCCTGGACTACCGCTTCGGCGGTGACGGCCTGTCGCTGGGGGAGACGGTGGGGCCGGAGGTGGCCGAGCGCATGGGCATCACCGGCACCATGGTGATGGACGGCACCGTGTCCGGTACCGCCGAGGTGCCGGTGGTGGACGCCACGCTGCGTGCGCCGCGCATCACCTTCGCCGGCCGCAACCTGGGCGCCATGGACCTCACCGGGCGCCTGGTGGGCAAGGACTTCGAGGCGTGGGGCCACCCCTTCCAGGACGCCATTGGACGGCTGGGCTTCAAGGTGCAGGACAACTGGCCCTACACCGCGCAGGGCTCGTTCTCGCTGCCGGAAATCCGCCCGCTGCTGCCGTCGGACCCGCTGTGGGCCGGCGTGTCCGGCTCGGCGTCCGGCACGCTGAACGCGAAGGGGCAGTTGCTGGAGCCCGCCGGCTCGCAGGTGAATGCCACGGTGGACAAGCTGGTGCTCTCGCGTGACGACGTGCACGGGGAGAACGTGGGCCCCATCGTCCTCGCCTACGCGGCAAGCCGCCTGGACGTGCAGCCCTTCCGCTTCCTGGGCCCGTACGTGGACCTGACGCTGGGCGGGTGGATGGGGCCTCGCGGCATGGACGTCACGCTGCGCGGCGGCTGGGACGTGCGCATGCTGGAGTCGCTGCTGCCCGCCAGCGTGGAGCGCGCCACCGGGCGCATCACCGTGGATGCGGAGGCCACCGGCACGCCGGAGTCCCCGTCCGTGGTGGGCACCGCGGAGCTGTTGGACCTGCGGCTCGCGCTGCGCGACTGGCCCGTCAACGTGCGCGGCATGTCCGGGCGCATGGAGATGACGGGCCAGCGCGTGCTGCTGGAGCACCTGCAGGGCCAGCTCAACGAGGGCCGCGTGTCCGCGCGCGGCGACGTGCGGCTGGAGCGCTTCCTGCCCACGCGGCTGGGCCTCACGGTGCAGCTCGACGAGGTTCCCTACCGGCTCACGGAGGACCTGCCAGCGACGTTCTCCGGCCTGCTCCAGGTGAGCGGCCCGCCCCATGGCTTCACCGTCACGGGCGGGCTGGACATCGTGAAGATGCGCTACCAGAAGGCGCTGGACGTGGAGTCGCTGCTCAAGTCGCTCCAGAAGCGCACGTACACGCCCAGCGGCCCGGTGACGTCGTCCACGGGTGAGGCTCCCAAGCCGCTCGTCATCTGGGACGTCAACGTGCACTTCGGCGACGTGCGCGTGGACAACAACCTGGCCAAGGCGCGTTTCCTGGGCGACGTGCGGCTGACGGGCACCGACTTGCGGCCCGGCCTGCTGGGGCGCGTGGAGCTGGCGGAGGGCAGCCAGGCGTTCTTCCGCAACAATCCCTTCACCATCAACCAGGGGCAGGTGGAGTTCCAGGACGCCACCGGCATCGACCCCGTCTTCGAAGTCCAGGCCCAGACGCAGGTGCGCGAGTACACGGTGAAGCTGCACGCCTTCGGCAAGCCGGCGGACCCGCAGATTCTCCTCTCGTCCGAGCCGGCGCTGGTGGAGGGCGACATCGTCTCACTGCTCACCCTGGGCTTCACCTCGTCCGACAAGGACACGGCGGCCTCGGCGAGCGCCGGCCTGGCGGCCGAGGCCCTCTTCAACGTCTCGGGACTGGACCGGCAGCTCCAGCGTTTCCTCCCCAGCAACCCGGTGTTGCGGGATTTGTCCCTGCAAATCTCCACCACCTACAACGACGCCACCCGTCAGGCGGAGCCGACCGCACAACTGGAGTCGAAGTTCCTCAGCGAGCAGCTTAAAATCGGCATGACTCAACCGGTGAGCGGGCGCGGAACGCGGGCGCGCGCCGAGTACCGCTTCGACGACCGACTCTCCGCTCAGGCCCAGTGGGACAACGAGAACAACGAAGCCTCGTTTGGAAACCTCGGGCTCGAGCTGAAGCTGAGCTGGGAGGTCGAGTAGCCCGCGCCGTCATGGCGTGGGTGCTGCTGCTGTGCGTCCTCGTGTCGGGCGCGGCGGCGGCGCAGGACGAGTCCTGGCCGGAGGTGGTGGCCGTGGAGCTGCACCTGCCGGGCGGCGCGGACGCGGAAGGCCTCGCCGGGCTGGTGGCGGTGCGCAAGGGCCAGACGCTGGCGCCGGGCGCGGTGCGGCACTCGCTGGAGCGCCTGTGGGCGACAGGGCGCTTCACCGACGTGGTGGCGCGCACCGTGGACGTGCCGGGCGGTGTGCGGCTGGTGTTCCAGCTCACGCCGGTGGCGCGGCTGGCGCGGCTGCGCTTCGCGGGCAACGCGGTGCTGTCCGAGTCGCAGCTCATCGAAGCCAGCGGCCTGCTCGAGGGTGGCCCGCTGGACGGCGAGGAGCTGGAGGGCGCGGTGTCCGCCATCCTCCAGGCGTACCAGCGCAAGGGCTACGACTCGGCGAAGGTGACGGTGCGGCAGGAGCCGGTGACGAACGGGCTCGACGTGCTGCTCACGGTGGAGGAGGGCGTGCCCACGCGGGTGCGGATGGTGACCTTCACCGGCAGCCCCGGCTTCCCGCTGGCCCGGCTGCTGGAGGTGCTGGCGATGCGGCCGGGCGAGGTGTTCGACCGGGCGCGCCTGGACGAGGGGCTGGAGCGGCTGCGCACGCTGCTGCGCGAGGCGGGCCACTGGCGCGCGCAGGTGGGGACGCCCTCGGTGCTGGTGGAGGGCAGCGCGGCCACGGTGGCGGTGCCGCTGTCGGCGGGGCCCCGGTACCTGGTGCGCTTCCATGGCAACCGCCGCTTCCCGGCGACGCTGCTGGAGCGTGTGCTGGCGCACGACGTGGCGGAGTCGCTGGATGACGTGGTGGTGGGCCGGCTGGCGCGGCGGGTGGAGGCCTTCTACCGCCACCGTGGCTTCCACGACGTGCACGTGCGCCCGCGCGAGGTGCTGCGGCAGGACGGTGAGCTGGCGGCGCTGGCCTTCGACGTGGAGGAGGGGCTCCCGCTTCGAGTGACGGAGGTTCGCTTCCACGGCAACAAGGGCATGCCGTCCGAGCAACTGCGCGCGCTGCTCACGGAGCGCGTGCGCGCGGGCGAGCCTCGCCCCGAACTGGACTTGCGCCTGCTGGATGACCCGCTCAATGCGGAGGGGCGCCTGGGGCCGGAGCAGGGGGAGTTGGAGCCTCCTCCGGACCCGTCCACCGTGTACGTGGAGGACGCGTGGCTGGACGCCGTGGACGCGATGAACGAGCTGTACCGCGAGGAGGGCTTCCTCTCCTCGGCGGTGACGTTCCGCGGGCTGACGGTGGACGTGGTGGGCCACACGGCGGTGGCGGACTTCGACGTGGAGGAGGGCCCGCGGGCGTTCATCACGAAGGTGCGCTTCGAGGGCATGCCGGCGAACGTGCCCGCGGAAGTCACGAGCTTGAAGCCGGCCCGGGGGCAATTGCTCCAGGGGCAGCTGAGCAAGGGACAGCCCCTGAGCTTCGAGCGGGTGGAGGCCGCGCGGCAGGAGCTGGAGCGCGCGCTGGCGAAGTCCGGCTACATCTTCGGCAAGGTCACCAACACGACGAGCGTGGGCGAGGACGAGCAGGCGGTGACGGTGGTGTTCCACGCGGACCCGGGCCCCCAGGTACGCGTGGGGAAGATTCTGGTGCAGGGGCTCACGCGCACGGACCCGGACCTGGTGCTGGCGAACCTGGACGTGGAGGAGGGCAAGCCCGTCGCGCTGGAGCAACTCACGGAAGGGCAGCGGCGCCTGGCTCGGCTGGGCGTGTTCCGGCAGGTGGACGTGTCGCTGGCGGACCCCACGCGGCGCGAGGAAACGAAGGACGTGCTGGTGACGGTGCAGGAGCGGCCCCGGTTGGATGGCGAGGTCTCCGGCGGCTACTTCCTCGTGGACGGTCCGCGAATCACCTTGGACACGGCGTACCGCAACCTGGATGGCCAGGGCCTGAGCCTGCTGGCGCGCGGCAAGGTGAACTACGCGGGCTGGAGTGCGGAGGCGCTGTCCGCGGACCGGCGCATCGCCTGTTCACAGCCGGGCGTGGACGGGCGCCCGGCTCCGGGCTGCGACGCGGAGTTGCAGGGGCTGAGTGGACTGGGTGGGCGCGGCAACCTGGCGCTGGCGCAGCCTCGTCTGTTCTTCCTGCTGCCGCTGGAGGTGGGCGCGCGGTTGGACCTGATTGGCGAGCGCGTGCACCGGCCGTCGTATGTGTCCACGCGGTTCGCCGCTGCGGCGGCGCTGGACTGGGCGGCGGCGTCGTGGCTGAACGTGTCGCTGTCGTACGAAGTGGAGAACAACCGGCTGCGCTCGCGCGCGGGCGTGCTGGAGTTGCTCAACCGCGCGGACCAGGAGCGGCTGCGCTACCCGTTCGGCGACTTCACGCTGCACTCGCTGCGGCCGTCGGCCACGCTGGACTTCCGGGACGACCCGGCGAATCCGCGCAAGGGCGTGGTGTTCATCTCCAGCGCGGAGTTCACCCGGGGCCTGAGCGTGAGGCCCACGGACGTGGCGGGCAACCGCGTGGACGGGTACCCGATTGACGGCGTGAAGCTGTCGGGGAACCTGAGCGGCTACATCCCGCTGGGGCGGCGCGCGAGCATGGCGCTGTCGGCGCGCGCGGGCACCATCATCCCGCTGGAGAAGGACGCGCAGGCCATCGGCTCGAAGCTGTTCTACCTGGGCGGCTCGTCCAGCCTGCGTGGCTTCCGCGAGGACGGCGTGTTGCCCGAGGACGTGCGCGGTGCATTGCACCAGCGGCTGCAGGACTGCCGGGCGTTGATTACGCCGGCGGGGTGCTCGGCGGAGTTGAAGGCGGTTCTGGCGGGACAGGTGCCGGCGAGCCAGGGCGGTGAGCTCTTCACGCTGGGCAAGGCGGAGTTGCGGCTGCCGGCGTTGTCGGCGTTGGACCTGGGCCTGTTTTTCGAGGCGGGCAACCTGTGGCTGGACAGGACGGCGTTCGACGTGGGGCGGCTGCGGTACGCGGCGGGCGCGGGCCTGCGGTACGTGACGCCGGTGGGCCCGCTGGCCTTCGACGTGGGCTTCAACCTGGACCCGGACGAGACGGTGAACGAGGCGACCACGCAGTTCCACTTCAGCATCGGCACGTTCTGAAGGAGGCGACGGGTGCGCATGCGCGGGCCGGGGTGGATGGCGGCGTGGGTGGTGCTGGGGCTCGTCTCCGGCTGCCGGCACGCGCAGGCCGATGTGTCGAAGGCGGAGCGTCCGAAGTGGATGCCGCCCGAGGGTGACTGTCCGCGCGGAGCGCTGCTGCAGATGGAACGTCTGGGATTGAAGCCGGGAGACAAGGTGCCGGTCATCGTGGACGCCATCCAGGACCACCCGGGGCCGGCCCGGTACAACTATAGCTTTGTGATTGCGCTGCCCCGTGAAGACGGTGAGAAGCAATTGCCAGGGGCACGTATCGGCGGGCGTTTGTATGTGACGAAGCACCGGGTGTTCGGCCGGTATGACCGCATCTTCCTGCAGGAGAGCGGAGGTGTGTCCGTGCCCTTCTGCGGAATCCTGCTCGACGCGCGCTGGGACAAGGACGGCGAGGGTCTGATTGCCTATCCGAGCCCGATGAAGGGCTTCTCCGTGGTGCAGGACAACACTGGCGTCATCCAGGTGGTGGACAAGTACCCGTGAGCCTTTGAGAGGTTCATCCCGGCTTCATGCCGGTGCGGACCATGGCCTGGTCGATGTCTTTCATGCACTCACGTTTGAATCGCCCGCGCTTCAAACACCGGACCCTTCTGGCTGTGTCCGCGATGAATGGCCTGACCAGGGGAGAGTCCTCCTTACCCAATTGAATCCATCTGCCGAGCATGGCGGCGGTCGTTACTCGGGCTTCGATTGAAGAGAATCCAAGCCGCGTCAGTCGCTTGAACTCCAGGACGAGAATCGTCGCAGGTTCTGCGGGCATACATGCTCTGTATAGGATTCTTTCCGCGACCCGTCTGGCCATCTCGCGCCGCACGAAAGCAGTCGTTGCTCTGGGCAGCATCCTTCGGAGAAAGCGCAGCATCTCCACGCGAAACACGGCGTAGGGCTCATTGTACAGAGATATCTCGGTACGGCCGATAGACTCGCCAAACTCCTGCTCAAGCTTCTGCTGAGGAGTCATTCGACTGCGGGGCATTTTCGTCCTCCGAGTGTTCTGGTGGGCCAGTAGCTGCGCTTCATGCAAAGGTCGAAGCACTGCTGACAGACGGTGCCTCCCCAGTCACCTGAGTTGCGGCGGTTCGCCACCTTCGCTTGCTCCATGCATTTTGTGTACAGCTCCTTGCAGCGATCGTCAGGCTTTCCGTCGCCCTCTTCTCCAAGACCTTCGGTGGCCTGGGGCGGAACGACCGGGCCCGGATTCGGAGGTTCGGGTGCCTTGGGCTTGGGCGTTCTGGGCGTCTTTCCCAATTGCTCACAAGCCGCCTCCGATCCGTTCTTGCACGAGCAATCGATGGTGCTCGCACAACCTGGTCCAGGTCCCGGACCGACGGACTGACGCAAGGGCCGCGGGCCACCAGCAGCACAGCCCGCGAGCCACAAACACCCGAGTGCCATCCACAGGCCTGCGCGCATGCGCATGAACGTAGCAGGAGGCGCCACCAAGAAGCAGGCAGGCTCGGCACGTACACAGTCGGTGCTTTCAGTGCCGGCGCATGACGCCAGGAGGGCCGAAGCGTGTCGCTCCTCCCTGCGCTACAGTCCCCGTCGTGTTCTACGCGTGCGTACGTGCGGTGGTGGCCCTGTTCCTACGGCTCTTCTACCGGGTGAAGGTGAATGCCCCGGCGAAGGAGCCGGAAGGGCCCGTGCTCTTCGTGGGCAACCATCCCAACGGGCTCATCGACCCCGCGCTGGTGTTCATCCTCACGCGCCGCCAGGTGACGTTCCTCGCCAAGGCGCCGCTGTTCAAGATGCCCGTCATCGGCTGGCTGCTGCGTGGGCTCGATGCGCTGCCCGTGTATCGCAAGCAGGATGACCCCACGAAGATGGCGGGCAACGAGGGCACGCTCGATGCCGCCAAGGGCGCGCTCGTGAAGGGCCGCGCCATCACCATCTTCCCCGAGGGCAAGAGCCACTCCGAGCCCGGGCTCGCCGAGCTGAAGACCGGCGCCGCGCGCATCGCCCTCAACGCCGCGAAGGAAGGCGCTCCCGTTCGCATCGTCCCCGTGGGCCTCACCTACGCGGAGAAGAACGTCTTCCGCAGTGAAGTGCTCATCGACGTGGGCCCCGCTATCGAAGTGCAGACCTTCCTTCCGAAGGACGTCGCCTCCGAACCCGAGGCCGTGCGCGCCCTCACCGAGCGCATCGCCGAAGGACTGCGCGCCGTCACGCTCAACCTGGAGCAGTGGGCGGACCTGCCGCTGGTACAGCTCGCCGAGCAGCTCTATGCCTTCAGGCAGGGTGGGGCGCTGGACGCGGAGCGACTGCGGCTCTGGGCTCGTGGCGTGCAGCTCTTCCGCGCGCAGGAGCCCGAGCGCTTCGAGGACATCCGCGCCCACCTCGCATCCTTCAAGCACCGCATGGAGTTGGTGCAGGCCGCCGGCCCCGAGGACCTGGCGCTGGTGTACCGGCCCGGCAACGTGGTGCCCTTCGTCGTGAAGAACCTGCTCGCCCTGTTGCTGGGGCTGCCGCTGTGTGCGTTGGGCCTGATGTTGTTCTGGCTGCCGTACCAGCTGCCTCGCGCGGCGAGCCGCAAGGTGGAGCTGGACGTGCAGGCCACGGTGAAGTTCCTCACCGCCTTCGTGGTGGCGCTGGTGTGGTGGGGCGCGCTGACGGTGGCCGCGGGCTGGTGGGCCGGTGTGCCCTGGGGCGTGGCCACGTTCCTCGCGGTGCCTCCGCTGGCCCTCTTCACGCTCTACTTCGGAGAGCGGTGGGAGGCCTTGAAGCGCGACATCACCGTGTTCTTCACCCTGGGCAACCGCGCGCGCCTCAAGGCGCTGCTGCTGGCCGACGGCGAGCGTCTGGCCTCCGAGGTAGAGCGTCTGGCCGGTGAGTACCGTCCGAAGCTGGATGGCACTCCGCTGCCCGGCACTGCTCCCGTGACGCCCTGAGCAGGCGCTTCAGCGCGTGCGGGGCACGGCCTCGCGGAACATTCTCGCGCCCAGCAGCAGGGTGAGGCCTCCCAGCAGCACGGGAATGGCATTCAGCTCAATCGCCGTGCGCAGGTTCGCCGCGTCCGCGATGCTTCCGATGAGCGTGGGAGAGATGGCATCCCCGAGCATGTGGATGAACAGCACATTCAGTCCCATGGCGAACGCGCGGAACGCCGTGGGCACGCAGTTGACGATGGCCGCGTTGATGGGGCCGCTGTTCAGGAAGATGAGGAACTGCGCCACCGCAATCGCCGCGAAGGTGGGCCACGTTCCCTTCAGATTCACCGCCAGATACATGCACGGCGCCGCCAGCAGCAGCCCGATGCCAGACATCCACAGCCCGCCACCCTCGCGCTTGCGGTCCAGCCTGTCTCCGAGCCACCCGCCTGCCAGCGTCCCCGTCAGGCCCGCGACGGCCGTAATCGCGCCGAACACGAAGCCCACCTTGCCCGGGCTCTCCAGCCAGAGTTGCCGCTCGCGCACCAGGTACGTGGGCATCCAGAAGCCCAGCCCACCGATGGAGAACGTCATCAGCGTGTAGCCCGCCGTCGTCGCCCAGAAGGCCGCGTTCTTCCCCAGTCCCTTCAGTCCCACGAGGAAGGGCAGCTTCACCGCTGCGTCCGGCCCATCCATGG comes from Pyxidicoccus parkwaysis and encodes:
- a CDS encoding translocation/assembly module TamB domain-containing protein; translated protein: MSSPSRNSARRALLVVLLLLSGSILLLRMQASWDFACTLARRNLPGVLGLDVGIGRCELDPLNSRVLVHGFSLFQPGTDTPLVAVDMAEVQLGFLRPFTGRLTLALVKASRPRVTLDLSQPSAQPAKKSEGCFLDPLERLRVAKLDITGAEVRLALPQGRRVEVGELDVRWAERWGVIELDVEARRGLVRLGPDGQELALGQLAVAGAVDPDEALLELERAEVSLDDITTTVSGRVENLCDPNLALDAQVFLPLRTLSQARLVPKRATGHLWSRVSIAGKPSAPAVSLELSGSGLGYDRFGPTNLTARLSYSGDEVRVENLVVPVGAGKVMATARLGLTPNLPLEVSLATEDASLGRILDRAGVKGSWVDFPATLDAQLNGNLLPRFSLAGPLDLRTGPFVLATHAYDAPEDSGLTILEFDKGRAQAQVRIAADRVAFNHITAESGRSRVHGDVALLLGDKLGLDIHGQGDLELSDFGHIAGLQWAGRGSATYSITGPASEVKVEAGLSLRDFVFWNLSLGVLQGKLAYSDGVLSFPAFTGQKGRTQYYGKAGVSFGRLLGLSLEVNVPQGRTEDLVDVVAGLSPSLAVMKGTLGGTATGRVEVDSPVEKLEGLVAFKATDTTYLGRRMGDGEMRLRFVDGKAMVLERTVLKGPLGRTWAEGTFTFAGGLDYRFGGDGLSLGETVGPEVAERMGITGTMVMDGTVSGTAEVPVVDATLRAPRITFAGRNLGAMDLTGRLVGKDFEAWGHPFQDAIGRLGFKVQDNWPYTAQGSFSLPEIRPLLPSDPLWAGVSGSASGTLNAKGQLLEPAGSQVNATVDKLVLSRDDVHGENVGPIVLAYAASRLDVQPFRFLGPYVDLTLGGWMGPRGMDVTLRGGWDVRMLESLLPASVERATGRITVDAEATGTPESPSVVGTAELLDLRLALRDWPVNVRGMSGRMEMTGQRVLLEHLQGQLNEGRVSARGDVRLERFLPTRLGLTVQLDEVPYRLTEDLPATFSGLLQVSGPPHGFTVTGGLDIVKMRYQKALDVESLLKSLQKRTYTPSGPVTSSTGEAPKPLVIWDVNVHFGDVRVDNNLAKARFLGDVRLTGTDLRPGLLGRVELAEGSQAFFRNNPFTINQGQVEFQDATGIDPVFEVQAQTQVREYTVKLHAFGKPADPQILLSSEPALVEGDIVSLLTLGFTSSDKDTAASASAGLAAEALFNVSGLDRQLQRFLPSNPVLRDLSLQISTTYNDATRQAEPTAQLESKFLSEQLKIGMTQPVSGRGTRARAEYRFDDRLSAQAQWDNENNEASFGNLGLELKLSWEVE
- a CDS encoding POTRA domain-containing protein, with translation MAWVLLLCVLVSGAAAAQDESWPEVVAVELHLPGGADAEGLAGLVAVRKGQTLAPGAVRHSLERLWATGRFTDVVARTVDVPGGVRLVFQLTPVARLARLRFAGNAVLSESQLIEASGLLEGGPLDGEELEGAVSAILQAYQRKGYDSAKVTVRQEPVTNGLDVLLTVEEGVPTRVRMVTFTGSPGFPLARLLEVLAMRPGEVFDRARLDEGLERLRTLLREAGHWRAQVGTPSVLVEGSAATVAVPLSAGPRYLVRFHGNRRFPATLLERVLAHDVAESLDDVVVGRLARRVEAFYRHRGFHDVHVRPREVLRQDGELAALAFDVEEGLPLRVTEVRFHGNKGMPSEQLRALLTERVRAGEPRPELDLRLLDDPLNAEGRLGPEQGELEPPPDPSTVYVEDAWLDAVDAMNELYREEGFLSSAVTFRGLTVDVVGHTAVADFDVEEGPRAFITKVRFEGMPANVPAEVTSLKPARGQLLQGQLSKGQPLSFERVEAARQELERALAKSGYIFGKVTNTTSVGEDEQAVTVVFHADPGPQVRVGKILVQGLTRTDPDLVLANLDVEEGKPVALEQLTEGQRRLARLGVFRQVDVSLADPTRREETKDVLVTVQERPRLDGEVSGGYFLVDGPRITLDTAYRNLDGQGLSLLARGKVNYAGWSAEALSADRRIACSQPGVDGRPAPGCDAELQGLSGLGGRGNLALAQPRLFFLLPLEVGARLDLIGERVHRPSYVSTRFAAAAALDWAAASWLNVSLSYEVENNRLRSRAGVLELLNRADQERLRYPFGDFTLHSLRPSATLDFRDDPANPRKGVVFISSAEFTRGLSVRPTDVAGNRVDGYPIDGVKLSGNLSGYIPLGRRASMALSARAGTIIPLEKDAQAIGSKLFYLGGSSSLRGFREDGVLPEDVRGALHQRLQDCRALITPAGCSAELKAVLAGQVPASQGGELFTLGKAELRLPALSALDLGLFFEAGNLWLDRTAFDVGRLRYAAGAGLRYVTPVGPLAFDVGFNLDPDETVNEATTQFHFSIGTF